In Anaerolineales bacterium, the following proteins share a genomic window:
- a CDS encoding TatD family hydrolase — MFTDTHCHLYLDQFAGDIDDVIQRAMNAGVEKMLVPGMDLETSYEAVRLAEKYPQIFAAVGFHPTEIQKFNMQDFDKLCELAQHPKVIAIGEIGLDYYWVKETERQTAQRHNLLPHLELANKVNKPVILHLREENDAEEGAATNDLLDILERWHETLTALKPKPGVFHSFNGNLESATRAMGMSFFIGFTGPITYKKNESQRELVGKLPLDRILIETDSPFQTPVPHRGKRNEPANVTLIADKIAEIHRTTREAIAHATTSNANRLFGWEITT, encoded by the coding sequence ATGTTCACAGACACCCATTGCCACCTGTACCTCGACCAATTCGCCGGGGATATTGACGATGTGATTCAGCGTGCGATGAATGCTGGCGTTGAAAAGATGCTTGTGCCGGGCATGGATCTGGAAACAAGTTATGAAGCGGTCAGGCTGGCTGAAAAATATCCTCAGATTTTCGCCGCCGTTGGGTTTCACCCGACCGAGATACAAAAATTCAACATGCAGGATTTTGACAAACTTTGCGAACTTGCCCAACACCCTAAAGTCATCGCCATCGGCGAGATTGGGCTTGATTACTACTGGGTCAAAGAGACCGAACGACAAACAGCACAGCGTCACAACCTGCTCCCCCACCTTGAGCTTGCAAACAAAGTCAACAAGCCGGTCATCCTTCACTTGCGCGAGGAAAACGACGCGGAAGAAGGCGCGGCGACCAACGACTTGCTCGACATTCTTGAACGCTGGCATGAAACATTGACCGCGTTGAAACCGAAGCCCGGCGTTTTCCATTCGTTCAACGGCAATCTTGAATCCGCAACGCGCGCAATGGGGATGAGTTTTTTCATCGGCTTCACGGGACCCATCACATATAAGAAAAACGAATCCCAGCGCGAACTCGTCGGAAAACTTCCGCTGGATCGCATCCTCATCGAAACCGACTCGCCGTTCCAGACCCCCGTTCCTCACCGCGGCAAACGCAACGAACCCGCCAACGTGACGCTCATTGCTGATAAAATTGCCGAAATCCATCGGACGACGCGCGAAGCGATTGCCCACGCCACTACGTCAAACGCAAACCGCCTGTTCGGATGGGAGATAACCACTTGA
- a CDS encoding polyprenyl synthetase family protein, which yields MSTTTFFTSVQDQLHFVEQRMREQAGEDQHPDLRSALEHLLAAGGKRVRPTLGLLVGNMLGAPEDKLITLGASVELLHTATLVHDDLIDGALLRRGMPTLNARWSPAATVLTGDFLFARAAKLAADTDYLPLMKLFAETLATIVNGELTQMFSARGVIDRDNYYNRIYAKTASLFEMSTLAATMVATDDEETRSAMKAFGYEVGMAFQIVDDILDFTGDQSTVGKPIGSDLLNGLVTLPAIYFAEANRYDEDVLSLPDGGWKETARVQRLVDAIRQSDAIVQAMDEARNAVRRALAALEVAPASPEKDALEDLAKYIVDRKV from the coding sequence TTGAGCACAACGACCTTCTTCACTTCAGTGCAAGATCAACTCCATTTCGTCGAACAGCGGATGCGCGAACAGGCTGGCGAGGACCAACATCCCGACTTGCGATCGGCGCTCGAGCATTTGCTCGCGGCGGGAGGCAAACGGGTCAGACCGACGTTGGGCTTGCTCGTCGGGAATATGCTTGGCGCGCCTGAGGACAAGTTGATCACCCTCGGCGCTTCCGTGGAGTTGCTTCACACCGCGACGCTCGTCCACGATGATTTGATCGACGGCGCGTTGCTCCGCCGCGGGATGCCGACATTGAACGCGCGCTGGTCGCCTGCCGCGACCGTGCTCACCGGCGATTTTCTCTTCGCCCGCGCGGCAAAACTCGCGGCAGATACCGATTACCTGCCGTTGATGAAACTCTTTGCCGAAACGCTGGCAACCATCGTCAACGGTGAGTTGACTCAAATGTTTTCCGCGCGCGGCGTGATCGACCGCGACAACTACTACAATCGCATTTACGCCAAGACCGCTTCACTGTTCGAAATGTCCACACTGGCGGCGACCATGGTCGCGACCGACGACGAAGAAACGCGCTCAGCGATGAAAGCGTTTGGCTACGAGGTCGGCATGGCATTCCAAATCGTGGACGACATTCTCGATTTCACCGGCGATCAATCCACCGTCGGCAAGCCGATCGGCTCAGACCTGCTAAACGGACTGGTCACCCTCCCGGCGATTTACTTCGCCGAGGCAAATCGCTACGATGAAGATGTTTTGTCGCTCCCTGATGGCGGATGGAAAGAAACCGCCCGGGTCCAGCGACTGGTAGACGCGATCCGCCAGAGCGACGCCATCGTGCAAGCCATGGACGAGGCGCGGAATGCCGTCCGCCGCGCGTTAGCCGCCCTGGAGGTCGCGCCAGCCTCCCCGGAAAAAGACGCGTTGGAAGACCTGGCGAAGTACATCGTTGACAGAAAAGTCTAA
- a CDS encoding class I SAM-dependent methyltransferase: MVTKFERYKLEVPEIVRQANALAEEIGFPLMPEGRPAGYKGLPSACIPEAGKLLSVLAAGYPNGKIGEFGTGAGVGTAWLLHGLSINSKLLSAEIDGKLVARTKKLFSKYPNVEIRQGDCFEVMKNEMPFDLLFIDTGIRHLLTPENYDKFTEMVKVGGKIVFDDLLPIELWLPEWDDLVDEKREFIFRNPRIIGTEVRTTAAQVAIIATRVS, encoded by the coding sequence ATGGTTACAAAATTTGAGCGTTACAAATTAGAAGTTCCCGAAATTGTTCGACAAGCCAATGCTCTTGCAGAAGAAATAGGGTTTCCGCTTATGCCTGAAGGTAGACCAGCAGGTTACAAAGGTTTGCCGTCCGCATGTATTCCCGAAGCGGGAAAATTATTAAGCGTATTGGCCGCAGGTTATCCAAATGGCAAGATTGGAGAATTTGGCACTGGCGCAGGAGTTGGAACGGCTTGGCTTCTTCATGGTCTTTCGATAAATTCGAAATTGCTTTCGGCAGAGATTGACGGAAAGCTTGTAGCTCGAACAAAGAAATTATTTTCTAAATATCCAAATGTAGAAATTCGGCAAGGCGATTGTTTTGAAGTTATGAAAAACGAAATGCCGTTTGACCTTTTGTTTATAGATACAGGTATTCGTCACCTTCTCACTCCAGAAAACTACGACAAATTTACTGAAATGGTTAAAGTTGGCGGGAAAATCGTATTTGATGATTTATTGCCAATAGAATTATGGCTACCAGAATGGGATGACTTGGTAGATGAAAAACGAGAGTTTATTTTTAGAAACCCTAGAATTATCGGAACAGAAGTAAGGACAACAGCGGCGCAAGTGGCTATAATTGCAACCAGAGTCTCGTGA
- a CDS encoding DUF177 domain-containing protein: MTNPRKPFRINVGFIAHEEVGYSHEIPFEFDKAKLEDLEVTNLDGSVHIGRTPQGLIVQGQFSADTMLECARCLKPFTQRLGWKFTELFAFSKDTASETGLLLPEDMQIDLAPMLREYALLEVPINPLHDPDCKGLCIECGQDLNVTDCGHSQHTDDSPFSVLRKLL; this comes from the coding sequence ATGACCAATCCCCGTAAACCTTTCCGCATCAACGTCGGCTTCATCGCCCATGAAGAGGTCGGTTACAGCCACGAAATCCCGTTTGAATTCGACAAGGCAAAACTCGAAGACCTCGAAGTGACGAACCTCGACGGCTCGGTGCACATCGGCCGCACGCCGCAGGGATTGATCGTGCAGGGACAATTTTCCGCAGACACCATGCTCGAATGCGCGCGCTGTCTGAAGCCGTTCACTCAACGGCTGGGTTGGAAATTCACCGAACTCTTCGCGTTCAGCAAAGATACTGCCAGCGAGACCGGGTTACTGCTTCCTGAGGATATGCAAATTGACCTTGCGCCGATGCTGAGGGAGTACGCGTTGCTTGAGGTGCCGATCAACCCGCTCCACGACCCGGACTGCAAAGGCTTGTGCATCGAATGCGGTCAGGATTTGAACGTGACGGATTGCGGTCACAGCCAACACACGGACGATTCGCCGTTTTCGGTTTTGAGGAAATTGTTGTAG
- the metG gene encoding methionine--tRNA ligase, with protein MPENILIAIAWPYANAEIHVGNITGSHLPGDIVARYHRLKGNNALMVSGTDSHGTPVTIAADKEGKPVEEVYKRYHNGFIELFQGLGISYDLFTTTHTENHFKVSQAMFLALKENGYLFTQKSMQWYSPSSKRFLPDRYVEGTCYICGYEGARSDQCDNCGNVLEPEKLINPRSKEGGALELRETEHFYLDLSKLEPNVKQFLTERADHMRDTVIGESLRKIESEGLKPRSITRDLDWGIPVPLEGWEGKCLYVWIEAVVGYLSAAIEWSQLTKQNDAWRDWWSNPASKHFYFQGKDNIFFHTSMWPAELMGADEQFAELFAGEKFKLTLPYDVPANQFMNLEGKKISGSRNWAVWGRDALTRYDPDAIRYYLTVNMPEAKDSDWDWSEFVARNNNELVATWGNLANRVLAFCYKHWDGHVPTVDENTLRPADLDLLAVISNGFATVGAELEAVRLRSALGETMKLATAVNQYLDVHAPWTAIKTDKDSAALTVFTALKAIDSLKILFSPFLPFTSEKLHGFFGYETPLFGEQYVEEIQDSLGTHTGLRYRASKGESATRPYPAWKPSELKPGQKLNQPGPLFKKLDESVVEEERARLGK; from the coding sequence ATGCCTGAAAACATCCTCATCGCCATTGCCTGGCCCTACGCCAACGCCGAAATCCACGTCGGCAACATCACCGGCTCACACCTGCCCGGCGACATCGTCGCACGTTATCACCGCCTGAAAGGGAACAACGCGCTCATGGTCAGCGGCACCGATTCGCACGGGACGCCTGTGACCATTGCCGCAGACAAAGAGGGCAAACCCGTCGAAGAAGTGTACAAACGCTATCACAACGGGTTCATCGAGTTATTCCAAGGGCTGGGCATTTCGTACGATCTGTTCACCACAACGCATACCGAGAATCATTTCAAAGTATCGCAAGCCATGTTCCTTGCTTTGAAAGAGAACGGCTACCTCTTCACGCAAAAATCCATGCAGTGGTATTCGCCTTCGTCGAAGCGATTCCTGCCCGACCGCTACGTCGAAGGGACGTGTTACATCTGCGGCTACGAGGGCGCGCGCTCCGATCAATGCGACAATTGCGGCAACGTGCTCGAACCCGAGAAGTTGATCAATCCACGCTCGAAGGAAGGCGGCGCACTCGAACTGCGCGAGACCGAGCATTTCTACCTCGACCTGTCGAAACTCGAACCGAATGTCAAGCAGTTCCTCACCGAACGCGCCGATCACATGCGCGATACGGTCATCGGCGAATCGCTACGCAAAATCGAATCAGAGGGCTTGAAGCCGCGCTCGATCACGCGCGATCTCGATTGGGGCATCCCCGTTCCGCTCGAAGGCTGGGAGGGCAAATGTCTCTACGTCTGGATCGAAGCGGTCGTCGGCTACCTCTCCGCCGCGATCGAGTGGAGTCAACTAACCAAACAAAATGACGCGTGGCGCGATTGGTGGTCGAACCCCGCATCGAAACATTTTTATTTTCAAGGCAAAGACAACATCTTCTTCCACACCTCCATGTGGCCCGCCGAGTTGATGGGCGCGGACGAACAGTTCGCCGAATTATTCGCTGGCGAAAAATTCAAACTCACATTGCCATACGACGTACCAGCGAATCAATTCATGAACCTCGAGGGCAAAAAGATCAGCGGCTCGCGCAATTGGGCGGTTTGGGGACGCGACGCGCTCACGCGCTACGACCCCGACGCCATCCGCTACTACCTCACCGTAAACATGCCCGAAGCGAAAGACAGCGATTGGGATTGGTCGGAGTTCGTGGCACGCAACAACAACGAGCTCGTTGCGACGTGGGGCAACTTAGCGAATCGCGTTCTCGCATTTTGCTACAAACACTGGGATGGTCACGTGCCCACTGTGGATGAAAACACGCTTCGCCCCGCGGACCTCGACCTGCTCGCAGTCATCTCAAACGGATTCGCCACCGTCGGCGCCGAACTTGAAGCCGTGCGCCTGCGATCCGCCCTCGGCGAGACGATGAAACTCGCCACCGCAGTGAATCAATACCTCGACGTCCACGCGCCCTGGACAGCCATCAAAACCGACAAAGACTCCGCCGCGCTGACGGTCTTCACCGCGCTGAAAGCGATCGACTCGCTCAAGATTCTCTTCTCCCCCTTCCTGCCGTTCACGTCTGAGAAACTGCACGGCTTCTTTGGCTATGAAACTCCGCTGTTCGGCGAGCAATACGTTGAGGAAATTCAAGATTCATTGGGAACACATACAGGGTTGCGGTATCGCGCCAGTAAGGGCGAGTCGGCGACTCGCCCCTACCCGGCGTGGAAACCTAGCGAATTAAAGCCCGGGCAGAAATTGAATCAGCCGGGTCCGCTGTTCAAGAAGTTAGATGAAAGCGTGGTTGAAGAAGAACGGGCAAGGTTAGGAAAATAG
- a CDS encoding glycerophosphodiester phosphodiesterase, whose protein sequence is MKRFFKNLLAILFLGFVASMFVNPKTPPTRYYDGAPEPLVIAHQGGDGVWPGDTMYAFENAVHIGADVLEMDAHITQDGQIVLMHDEEVDRTTDGTGLIEDKTLEELKQLDAAYDWSNDDDKTFPYRGQGIQVPTLDEVFKKFPQMRYVIEIKLTKNPIQQPLCDLIRKYNMQDKTLVGSFHDEAMQNFRAVCPEVATSAASDEVRNYVLLGKVFLWGFYAPHFQTIQPPWNPEDSLGIQIMTERFIRESHAKNIRVEPWTVNDPELMKRYIEWGVDGIITDRPDLLIELLGR, encoded by the coding sequence ATGAAACGATTCTTCAAAAACCTTCTCGCTATTTTGTTTCTGGGGTTTGTCGCTTCGATGTTCGTCAACCCGAAGACGCCGCCGACGCGATATTACGATGGCGCGCCCGAGCCGCTCGTCATCGCGCACCAGGGCGGAGACGGCGTGTGGCCCGGCGACACCATGTACGCTTTTGAAAACGCCGTCCATATTGGAGCAGACGTCCTTGAGATGGACGCGCATATCACCCAGGATGGTCAGATCGTGTTGATGCACGATGAAGAGGTAGATCGCACCACCGACGGCACGGGTCTCATCGAAGATAAAACGCTTGAAGAGTTGAAACAACTCGACGCCGCGTATGACTGGTCGAATGATGACGACAAAACATTTCCGTATCGCGGACAAGGAATCCAAGTCCCAACGCTGGATGAGGTTTTCAAAAAGTTTCCGCAGATGCGCTATGTGATCGAGATTAAGTTAACGAAGAATCCGATCCAACAACCGTTGTGCGACTTGATCCGAAAATATAACATGCAGGATAAAACGCTCGTGGGTTCATTCCACGATGAAGCAATGCAAAACTTCCGCGCGGTCTGCCCCGAAGTGGCGACCTCTGCCGCAAGCGACGAAGTCAGGAATTACGTTCTGCTGGGCAAAGTTTTCCTGTGGGGATTTTACGCGCCCCATTTTCAAACAATTCAACCGCCCTGGAACCCGGAAGACTCGTTAGGCATCCAGATCATGACTGAGCGCTTTATCCGCGAATCGCACGCCAAGAACATCCGCGTCGAACCGTGGACGGTGAACGATCCCGAGTTAATGAAACGTTACATTGAATGGGGTGTGGATGGTATCATTACCGACAGACCCGACTTGCTGATTGAACTTTTAGGACGCTAA
- a CDS encoding nitroreductase, protein MDVFQAIHERRSQVHVKQDAVPRALIEKILSAAVQAPNHYKVRPWRFVVLTDNGLKKLGDVFAASFADRQPDLPAEALEKTRALTRRSPLIIAVGVDRPSEPKVLEIENVAAVAAACQNILLAAQAEGLAVKWRTGEWAKDVKVKEFLGFAPDQHLIAFLYIGYPEAVAEHPPRPSFEDRTVWMG, encoded by the coding sequence ATGGATGTATTTCAAGCAATTCACGAACGACGCTCGCAAGTCCATGTGAAACAAGATGCCGTGCCGCGCGCCTTGATCGAAAAAATATTGAGCGCGGCAGTGCAAGCGCCCAATCATTACAAAGTAAGACCATGGCGTTTCGTGGTGTTGACGGATAATGGACTTAAAAAATTAGGGGACGTGTTCGCCGCTTCTTTCGCGGACCGTCAACCTGATCTGCCAGCGGAAGCATTGGAGAAAACCCGCGCGTTGACTCGCCGTTCGCCGCTCATCATCGCTGTCGGCGTAGACAGACCGTCTGAGCCAAAAGTATTGGAGATCGAAAATGTTGCCGCGGTTGCCGCGGCTTGTCAAAATATTTTACTTGCAGCGCAAGCGGAAGGGCTTGCCGTAAAATGGCGCACCGGCGAATGGGCAAAGGATGTGAAAGTGAAAGAATTTCTCGGCTTTGCACCGGATCAACACCTGATCGCGTTTTTGTATATCGGCTACCCTGAAGCCGTTGCAGAACATCCGCCGCGTCCCTCGTTTGAAGATCGTACGGTGTGGATGGGATGA
- a CDS encoding histone deacetylase family protein gives MKIFYSETHRKHDPSFEVFDGGLRVPYLENPDRMDRILNALRATNWAEIHEPSDFGLSPILAVHDKGYLDFLASCWTEWLDSKPKDSSVFLPATFALRHQPQKPRSLLGRGGYYIMDLSACIVAGTYEAALASANCALSAASSVVHRSSAAFALCRPPGHHAGKDYAGGYCFINNAAVAAHWLSQHGHVAALDIDYHCGNGTQDIFYARDDVLTLSIHADPDFEYPSYFGHANERGRGRGFGFHHNFPLPKGTHDDSYLIVLNKALELIRNYKPKYLVVSAGMDIYADDPLGTINISTEGIREIGKRIAALELPTVIVMEGGYNNDALGRNITAFLGEFK, from the coding sequence ATGAAAATTTTTTATTCCGAAACGCATCGCAAGCACGATCCGTCGTTTGAAGTTTTTGACGGCGGCTTGCGCGTGCCGTATCTCGAAAACCCCGACCGCATGGACCGGATTCTGAACGCGCTACGCGCAACAAATTGGGCGGAGATTCACGAGCCTTCGGATTTTGGTCTCAGCCCGATCCTCGCGGTGCACGATAAAGGCTACCTTGACTTTCTCGCTTCGTGCTGGACCGAGTGGCTAGATTCAAAACCCAAAGATTCCTCTGTCTTTTTGCCTGCCACGTTCGCTCTTCGGCATCAACCACAAAAGCCGAGGTCTCTGCTCGGACGCGGCGGCTACTATATCATGGATTTGAGCGCGTGTATCGTGGCTGGGACATACGAAGCCGCGCTGGCTTCCGCCAATTGCGCGTTGAGCGCGGCATCGTCCGTGGTCCATCGTTCATCGGCCGCTTTCGCGTTATGCCGCCCACCGGGACATCACGCCGGCAAAGATTATGCCGGCGGATATTGTTTCATCAACAACGCGGCAGTTGCCGCGCATTGGCTATCGCAACACGGGCATGTCGCGGCGCTGGATATTGACTACCATTGCGGCAACGGCACACAGGATATTTTCTACGCTCGCGATGATGTGTTGACGCTCTCCATCCACGCCGACCCAGACTTTGAATACCCAAGTTATTTCGGTCACGCAAACGAGCGCGGCAGGGGCAGAGGTTTTGGCTTTCATCATAATTTCCCCTTGCCCAAAGGCACGCATGACGATTCGTATCTCATTGTTTTGAATAAAGCGCTGGAGTTGATTCGAAATTACAAACCGAAATATCTCGTCGTCTCCGCCGGCATGGACATTTACGCGGACGATCCGCTTGGTACGATCAACATTTCAACAGAAGGAATACGCGAGATCGGCAAACGGATTGCCGCGCTCGAACTCCCAACGGTCATCGTCATGGAAGGCGGCTACAACAACGACGCGCTCGGCAGGAACATTACAGCATTTCTTGGAGAATTCAAATGA
- a CDS encoding fibronectin type III domain-containing protein, protein MKTISFLLTVAFFLSACRASPEEQATLTATSLTATAAAWTDTPTPTFTPTETFTPTATFTPTITLTPTITPTSTITATPTFSFPSVTVNKQAHCRYGPSVAYLHAADLYPGDVGTARNRYVNSNWLYIKFDKLNYFCWVAPSVVDVVGDVKTLAFKELNLQSIGSNMYGPPKNVTATRAGNKVTITWDQVKMTTDDDRGYLLELFVCQDTVYYWWTDSYSDQFTTSYTVKDEAGCAQPSSGKLYTVEKHGFSEPAIIPWPPP, encoded by the coding sequence ATGAAGACAATTTCATTTCTGTTGACGGTCGCATTTTTTCTTTCCGCTTGCAGAGCCTCGCCCGAGGAGCAGGCAACACTGACGGCGACTTCCCTCACAGCCACCGCCGCCGCATGGACGGATACTCCCACGCCGACATTCACTCCCACTGAAACTTTTACGCCAACAGCCACGTTCACGCCGACGATCACGTTAACTCCCACCATTACCCCTACTTCAACCATCACCGCGACACCAACATTTTCGTTCCCGTCCGTCACGGTCAACAAACAGGCACATTGCCGGTATGGTCCGTCCGTTGCTTATCTCCACGCCGCAGACTTGTATCCGGGCGATGTCGGCACAGCCCGCAACCGCTACGTGAACAGTAACTGGCTGTATATCAAGTTCGACAAACTCAATTATTTCTGCTGGGTCGCCCCCTCTGTCGTTGATGTGGTCGGCGACGTGAAAACTCTCGCCTTCAAAGAACTCAACCTGCAATCCATCGGGAGCAACATGTACGGTCCTCCGAAAAATGTTACCGCGACGCGCGCTGGAAACAAAGTGACCATCACCTGGGATCAAGTGAAGATGACCACCGACGACGACCGCGGCTACTTGCTGGAGCTGTTTGTCTGTCAGGATACGGTCTACTATTGGTGGACGGATTCGTACTCCGATCAGTTCACCACGTCGTACACGGTGAAAGACGAGGCGGGCTGTGCCCAACCATCCTCCGGAAAATTGTACACCGTTGAAAAGCACGGCTTCTCCGAACCGGCGATCATCCCCTGGCCCCCGCCTTAA
- a CDS encoding IS5 family transposase (programmed frameshift), whose protein sequence is MNYETIEQLKDSDFKRLTGVQRETFEQMLAVIEKGLRNFGRPSKLSRADQLLMTLMYWREYRTEFHIAQSYGVSEATVCRTIRKVEDALVRSKKFRLPGKKALQASDTVFEVVLVDVSEQPVERPKKGQKRHYSGKKKRHTQKAQVMADRKSAQIITTAFSYGSKHDFQLFKDDACEFSEHLRILADAGYQGLTELHENSQTPFKKSKYHALTKREKRSNRSLARKRIVIEHIFRKLKVFRILSEKYRNRRKRFPVRFNLIAAIYNLELNSY, encoded by the exons ATGAACTACGAAACCATCGAACAACTAAAAGATAGTGACTTCAAGCGGCTAACAGGCGTCCAGCGTGAAACCTTCGAGCAGATGCTGGCTGTCATTGAGAAAGGGTTACGCAACTTTGGGAGACCGTCTAAACTGAGCCGAGCTGATCAGTTGTTGATGACCTTGATGTACTGGAGAGAATATCGAACGGAATTTCATATTGCACAATCCTACGGTGTTAGTGAAGCCACGGTCTGTCGCACCATCCGCAAAGTAGAGGATGCCTTAGTCCGTTCAAAAAAGTTTCGTTTACCTGGCAAGAAAGCACTCCAAGCCAGTGATACGGTGTTCGAGGTGGTGCTGGTGGATGTCAGCGAACAGCCCGTCGAACGACCAAAAAAAG GCCAAAAACGGCATTATAGCGGCAAAAAGAAGCGTCACACCCAAAAAGCGCAGGTGATGGCAGATCGAAAAAGTGCCCAAATCATAACCACCGCCTTTAGTTATGGAAGCAAACACGACTTCCAGTTGTTCAAAGATGACGCTTGTGAGTTCTCTGAACATCTTCGTATTTTGGCGGATGCTGGTTATCAAGGATTGACGGAACTTCATGAGAATAGCCAGACACCCTTCAAGAAATCTAAATATCATGCTCTGACAAAGCGAGAGAAACGGAGCAATCGGAGCTTGGCTCGAAAACGAATTGTGATTGAGCATATTTTCCGAAAATTGAAAGTGTTTCGTATCTTGAGCGAGAAGTATCGTAATCGCAGGAAAAGATTCCCTGTACGCTTCAACCTCATCGCCGCAATCTACAACCTGGAACTCAACTCTTATTGA